The Salvia miltiorrhiza cultivar Shanhuang (shh) chromosome 2, IMPLAD_Smil_shh, whole genome shotgun sequence DNA window aataaaaatgaatttactagaTTTAATTAGTTATTGTAACAAATTTAACTACcactattatataattaatatatattactaatcaaaatattaaaataagaatataaattattttacattaaaaaatgtatttGAGAGCATAAAATCAATGCTTTACAAAATTTatgagagaaaaagaaagactTTATTGCATTTTATTCAATTTAAGTAGGTAGAGAAATGTTATTATTAGAGATCTATATGGTTTGATTCATATGAAATCAAAATAATGACTACTTGATTCTATACATTAGtcataagttattttatttttttaatatggaactaaatgtaataaataaaattgtatGAGTGTCAGCTGGAAGTCAGTAGTATTATGTAATGTGCAATTTTGAGTAATTATTAAATGTCATTTTCAAACACGTCTGGGCGGTGTTAGAAAAGGGAAAACTCATCTTTATGTAAATTAATATGAAGAAAATGGAATTTTAGAAGCTATATAgagaattaattaatcatacttttatttaattcacTTACATTCACtttgaaaatcaaatcaaacgTTGACAACACAAGTAGTTCACcaaagctctctctctctctcataatttAGTTCATTGATTagacacatattttaatatttgacaATAAATTAGTAAGCAATTCAAAAAAGGGTTGAATCTACATAATATCTTTTGACCACACAAATATCTGAGTTACACattaaagtattttttattttatttttttgagttgaTAACCTATGTGATAAAAACATACATCTAAAGtcactattttttctttttagggaGATAGAAAATCATATCTTGCAACTGCAAGTTAGATAACATTTATAGCTTTTTATGTaacatttatagttttaatCAATACTTTTTATTTCACAAAATTTTCTAAATTAGTAAATATAGTTAAATAGGAATTATCCTATTTATGTAGGTACCCATATCCATATGATACTAGGCGAGCTTAAAGAAATATGCGATGAAAGATAtgattaattaagaaaaagttgttgacatattacaaaataattaaaaataatactccctccgtcccactctaaatgtcacctttcttttgggcacggagattaagaaatgtgttgTAAAGTGTTATAGTGGTGGTACCCACCTTATTAATGTGTTTTGTAATCTTAATTAACAAAAGCAactaagagagagaaagtaatgcAAAAGTCAAATAAAGAGTGCTGCCAAACCAAAAATGCCAAATGCTGCCAAACAAATTCCCGAAACAGTTGAATACCTGCCGAATTTTTGGTGCCAAAAACTAAATTACAAATTCCCTCCAAAAGTTCAAATTGCATTAACTCCTATAAATACACTTCATCTTCCCTATCTATgcataacactcaaaaacagcAAAATGACTTCCAAAAAAAACATGACTACACAAGAAAGGCAGTCTgcacttctttttcttttagagGGCAGCAAAAATGGCAAAGCAGCAAGGGGAAAGATGAAGGCAGCTTGTGTGAAGTTCTCGAAGAGTCGCCGCACCATTAGTCGTCTTTGGGCTGAAGCAACAAACCAAAAAAATGAAGGTAAACAAGTTTATTTGCAAAGTGCAAAGATTGGAAACAAAAACAGACCAAAAATAGTGCATATTGACATGGAACTCATCACAAGCCTAGAGCTGAAAAAGCGGTCCACGATTAGGAGGTTAGCTCAAGGTATTGGCTGTTCTAAGAGCACTGTGGGCAGGTGGATTGCAAGGGGGCTGATCAAAGCTCACACATCGGCCATACGACCAGACCTTACTGCTCCGAATAAGTTGCTAAGGCTTAGATTCAGTTTAGAGGCTATAGAGCTTGATAGAATAATGAATGTGCTAAGGTTCAAGAGCATGCATAACACAGTTCATATTGATGAAAAATGGTTCTACATGACTAAAGGCATGCATCGATTCTACTTGGCTCCAGGAGAAACAGAGCCTCACAGGACTTGCAAGAGCAAGAAGTTCATCACAAAAGTGATGTTTATGTGTGCGGTATGCAGGCCTATCTTTAATGAAGATGGTTCAGTGTTGTTTGATGGGAAAATAGGGATATTCCCTTTCACACATCAACTGCCAGCACAAAGAGGAAGCAAGAATAGACCAGCAGGCACATGGGAGACCAAGCCAATACAGTCCGTCACCAAGGAGGTAGTGAGAGACTGCTTGGTAAATCAGGTATGGCAAGATGTAAACAAATGCATGAATTGTGGTGCTAAATTAATGGGAGTGCAAATTTTGACTGTTTTATGAATGTAATGCTCTTTATTTTGTTTGTAATCTTTATTTGGAATGTAATGCTCTTTATTTGGAATGAAATGTAATGCAGATTATACCAGCTATAAAAGCCAAATGGCCTGCCAATGTAAGCAAACATATTTACATCCAGCAAGACAATGTACGGCCCCATATAAGCAACTCAGACCCGATATTCAGAGAGGCTGCAGACAAGGATGGGTTCCACTTTGAATTGGTACAGCAACCACCCAACAGCCCAGACACAAATGTGAATGATCTGGGCTGGTTCAGGGCTGTACAATCCATACAGACAGAGAAATCATGCAACACAGTTGATGATCTAGTGTTGGCTGTTCAGCAATCTTTTGAAGAACTATCAGCCCAGACCTTAAATAATGTTTTCTTATCACTACAGGGGTGTATGATCGAAATTATGAAGGTAAGAGGAGAAAACAACTACAAGTTGCCACACATGAGAAAAGGGGCTTTGATGAGAGCAGGCACACTGCCCTTGAACTTGGAAGTTGATGTAGAATTGGTCAAGCAAGCATTAACACATTTAGGGCATATGGGAACCACTCAGGGCATGGATATCCTTCAAGCAACACTTG harbors:
- the LOC131010030 gene encoding uncharacterized protein LOC131010030; its protein translation is MTTQERQSALLFLLEGSKNGKAARGKMKAACVKFSKSRRTISRLWAEATNQKNEGKQVYLQSAKIGNKNRPKIVHIDMELITSLELKKRSTIRRLAQGIGCSKSTVGRWIARGLIKAHTSAIRPDLTAPNKLLRLRFSLEAIELDRIMNVLRFKSMHNTVHIDEKWFYMTKGMHRFYLAPGETEPHRTCKSKKFITKVMFMCAVCRPIFNEDGSVLFDGKIGIFPFTHQLPAQRGSKNRPAGTWETKPIQSVTKEVVRDCLVNQIIPAIKAKWPANVSKHIYIQQDNVRPHISNSDPIFREAADKDGFHFELVQQPPNSPDTNVNDLGWFRAVQSIQTEKSCNTVDDLVLAVQQSFEELSAQTLNNVFLSLQGCMIEIMKVRGENNYKLPHMRKGALMRAGTLPLNLEVDVELVKQALTHLGHMGTTQGMDILQATLGF